One Paenibacillus riograndensis SBR5 DNA segment encodes these proteins:
- a CDS encoding sugar phosphate isomerase/epimerase family protein, giving the protein MKLGVFMVLFGGRKLEDALDYVASKGLKAVEIGTGGNPGNSHCDPKLLLENETALKEFKHAVESRGLMISALSCHGNPLHPQKELARKDHEDFVNSVKLAQKLGVPVVNTFSGCPGDHEDAKYPNWPVAPWPNDYQEILAWQWENKVIPYWTEWGAFAAQHDVKIGLELHGGFSVHTPATLLRLREAAGEVIGANLDPSHMWWQGIDPVQAIHILGRQGAIHHFHAKDTVIDPVNVNMYGLTDMQSYTNMLDRAWQFRSVGYGHDVKVWADIISALRLVGYDYVVSIEHEDGLMSVEEGFSKAVHNLRQVLIEEPLAEMWWV; this is encoded by the coding sequence ATGAAACTTGGCGTATTTATGGTGCTTTTCGGCGGTCGCAAGCTGGAGGACGCGCTGGATTATGTAGCTTCCAAAGGACTAAAAGCAGTGGAGATCGGCACGGGGGGCAACCCCGGCAACAGCCATTGCGATCCTAAGCTGCTGCTGGAGAATGAGACAGCACTGAAAGAGTTCAAGCACGCTGTGGAGTCACGCGGCCTGATGATCAGTGCCTTGAGCTGCCACGGCAATCCGCTGCACCCGCAGAAAGAGCTTGCCCGCAAGGATCATGAGGATTTTGTAAACTCGGTAAAATTGGCGCAGAAGCTTGGTGTTCCGGTTGTTAACACATTCTCCGGCTGCCCTGGCGACCATGAAGATGCCAAATACCCGAACTGGCCGGTAGCACCTTGGCCTAACGACTACCAGGAAATTCTGGCTTGGCAATGGGAGAACAAAGTGATTCCATATTGGACGGAGTGGGGCGCATTCGCAGCGCAGCATGATGTGAAGATTGGCCTTGAGCTGCATGGAGGCTTTTCGGTGCATACACCGGCTACTCTGCTCCGCCTGAGAGAGGCTGCGGGCGAAGTGATCGGTGCGAATCTGGACCCGAGCCATATGTGGTGGCAGGGGATTGATCCGGTGCAGGCGATTCATATCCTTGGACGCCAAGGTGCGATTCATCACTTCCATGCCAAGGATACCGTAATTGATCCGGTAAATGTGAATATGTACGGATTGACCGACATGCAGTCCTACACCAATATGCTGGACCGTGCGTGGCAGTTCCGTTCGGTGGGCTACGGACATGATGTGAAGGTATGGGCAGATATTATCAGCGCTCTGCGGCTTGTCGGCTACGACTATGTGGTCAGCATTGAGCATGAAGATGGGCTGATGTCGGTCGAGGAAGGCTTCTCCAAGGCTGTGCATAATCTGCGCCAGGTGCTGATTGAAGAACCGCTTGCCGAGATGTGGTGGGTCTAG